ATAAAcgtattattttgaaaaaatggaTATCTATATTTAATATTAGAAAAAATCACAGAAACCAAAACTTACATTGTGATAAGACGATGATTTTGATGTGAACTTTCTTGATAATAACGACATTTTGCTCTGAAGTTTTATATTAGGGCTCCACCTCAATTCAAGCCTAAATTTCCTAGTCAAACAATTAAGGCAACAAGAAAAACTTTAGCCCCTCCTCGTCCCCCACCCCCAACAACTTTTTCCTATACAATAATCATTTGAAAGTCGATTAGAATTATTCagatattaataatatataaattattaataaaaaaaaattatatatttttaagtaaGTTTTACGTAATTAATTCTTGCATAAAATAACTTACATCGTAATCAACTACTAAACGTGatattaattatgcataatttaatatttgcgtaattcatttttaaattaACTATCAAACGATCCCTAAAAAATCAAGATGGAGTTAAACTTTTGTAGATATTGATCGTGTAAAGTCATTTAATGAAGTTACATATAACATACATGTGAAATTTGTTATCTGTAAAATAGGATAAATAGCATGTTGCACTAATTAATATGATCATAATATTAAACTTTCATGACTACAATGGATGCATAtaaattaaatccaaaattaTATACTACTATTGAGAGATTCCTTTTTCCTCTTTGGACCTTATATATAATATTCTTTCCGTCTGTGATATATTTAGTTTGATTGTACAGACAAATCTCAATAAATGTATATGATaagatccaaaaaaaaaatttatttattgagattattaatttatcaataaatgcataaataaatatttattattttagagagtattttaCAGTATGTgtcataagaaagaaaacaaatatttgaattaagaatttcaaaagtttaaatctagaaaactaaaaagtatagtctttgcatatttattatttaaatctagaaaagctaaacgaatttagtgaagtttaatgtttctaattgtattcatgcATATAGAATATAAATAGATGTAAtctagtaattattactttatattttttctaggcctttaatactttatttttaatgcatttagcgagaatattactttaatataactgaCCTAAGTCGGGAtcggaaaaaaatattatttagcGAGATTATTCTTTATCGAGGTTTTACTGCAGGTGGATTTTAAGAAATATGAGAAGATTTTGTAATGTCCAAACATACTATATTTAAAAAGAGTACCTCTGTGGACATTTTGTCAAATAAATGGAACCTAACATGGGTAAAGTGTTGATagtattattaaatatttgtcaaataagaaaaaatgtgattttttttaagactaactaaaaagaaaagtgtgTAATACAAATTGGACAGACgaagtatattatatatatatataaacaacaCTCAGTGTTTTTCTCTATTGGTTGTAGAAACAAATGAAAATGAGATTAattcttctcttcctcgtgaGTTTTGTTCCAATCTCCTTTGCCAAAATTCCACCAAGATTCCCTTCTTCTTTTGATGATCACTTATCTAAAGGTCTTAGTAATTATGAGACAAATTACTACACGCAAATTCTTGACCACTTCAATTATAATAATGCACAAACTTTTCAACAAAGATATTTGTTGAATGACAAATATTGGGGTGGTTCTAAGAATAATGATCCTATCTTTGTCTACACTGGCAATGAAGGAAACATTGAATGGTTTACTCAAAACACTGGATTCATGTTTGAAATTGCTCCCCATTTTAATGCCCTCCTAGTCTTCATTGAGGTACTACTCTACTTGTTACAATAATTAACACTATGGTTTTGTTTTCATCAATTTAATATTTTGTGTATTTTCTATGGATTCTTGTTGAGAAATTATACTACATATATATAAGAAACACATTAATCTATAATACTCTTTCTGAGAGACATAATTGTGGAATGTGGTGTTTACTTCTGATCAATACTTTCCTTTTATTTTAGAAAGCAGTAAAAGGCTATTTTGCCTTTCGAGCTTTCGTATTCGATTGACCATAGATGTCTTCGTACTTTCATTTCTTCTTATAAGAAAAGGTATCCATATTCAGTGGCGGAATCaggatttttaataagggggttcaaaatctaaaaaagtagacacacgaactagccGAATGTGGTTCAACatctattatttatacataaaaatatattttaactatgtataaataatataatttttcgtcgAGGGGTTTCGAATGAACCCCTGGACACCATGTGAGTCCGCCACTGCCCATATCTTGCCCGACTATTTTGCAATGTCTCTTGCTCAAAGTATTTTATAAACTTGTCATAAAATTACGACAAATTTTAATAACTcgtttatttttgtatttttatatatgtttgCATTGTAGCATAGGTTTTATGGAAAGTCAATACCATATGGAGAAGACAAGTCAATAGCATATTCAAACAAGAGCACATTAGGTTATTTGAGTTCAACACAAGCATTAGCAGATTATGCAACTCTTATTATTGATCTGAAGAACAACTTGACTGCCATTGACTCCCCTGTTGTTGTTTTTGGGGGTTCCTATGGTGgaagtatgtatatatgttttttttcgACTGATATCTCAGATGATCACTCAATTAATAGTTATATatcagaaaattatattttttcttaattccatttttttttcattaaaagaaaaaatgactttttgaaataatataatattaattgagTAGCTATTATTTCAGAAATCAACTCTTATTATATTAATTTCGAGGTCTGggatatatatttaatattatattcTTGTGGCAATGCAGTGTTGGCAGCATGGTTTAGGCTAAAATACCCACATGTGACCATTGGGGCCTTGGCATCTTCTGCACCAATACTCAATTTTGGCAATATCACTTCTCCGTACTCTTTTAATAATATCATTACACAAGATTTTAAGGTAAAAAACAaaacctttttttccttttttatttgttcgAGCTTTGATgaatgaaattaattatttaatatttatgatgGTGAAAGATAACATATATTCCGTGAAATAATCTGTCCTTTCCTTTTCTTGTTTGCTTTTTCTTTGTTACGTTTCCTAATAACTTATATTTACATCTAAGTGATCCAAAGGAAAGCTACCCCTTCACAGTAAATCAGTGAAAAATTTGTGGTAAAAATCATGATATTCTCACTTATTTTTTATCAAACCAACTCACTGAAAAATGCatgataaaaaaatagatttccACTTAAATAATGAGAAACTTTCTAATTTTTTGATATaaaaacattaatttttttcccattgattcaatcaaaatatttgTGTGCATAACcactaaatatttttcatttaaaaattcaatggagaaatAGTGATGACACATTGTATGTTGAAATGTAAAAGGTATCAATAGTAGTATTAATTAGATAAAAATTGGACAACTATACATTTTAATTTTGGAATTAAGTTTCTTATGATTGAATTGTATTTTACCGCATTTTAGAATAACCCCAAAtcatcaaataataataataataataatttttagtagtgtacttttttttttgtcacttattatttttcttgactTATATATATCTATCTGAAAAAATAAAACAGGGTGAAAGTGAGAATTGTTACAAGGTGATTAAAGGATCATGGAAACAAATTGAAGATATGTCTAAAACAAAAGGTGGATTGGAGAAACTCAGAAAGTCATTCAGAATATGCAAGTAAGAATTATCTTTAATAGTAGTCTAATTAATTAAGGTGGAGAATAAAATACTAATTAATGCTTTTTTGATTTGGTAAAGTGGACAATTAATATGAGACAACGTATTTTAGTATAATGATCAACTAATATGAGACGGAGAGAGTACTTTCtttgttcacttttacttgtcacaTTTCGCTTTTCAAGAGTCAAACTGCATAAACTTTGACAAACATTTtaagatgtatatattttttcatcgTGTTAGTATGAGAAATATTGCAACTTTAGTATAGTTTTCGAACAtctgaatttaaaatttaaatattgaattaGCCTAATTTAATTGAGTTTCGAAGATTAGTCAAATTGATTCTCATAAAACGAATGAACAAAAGGGAGTATTATTAAATGGCATAGTGATGGGAAATATTTTAATCAGTATTCATGAATATgggaaataataattaataattaattaataagattgtttattaattatttataggAATTATATTAGCCAAGGTTCTCTTGAAAATTGGCTCTCAACAGCCTTCATCTACACAGCCATGACTGATTATCCAACTCCTTCCAATTTCCTTAATCCATTGCCAGCCTATCCAGTAAAGCAGGTACAATTTCTTAATTACATAAATGTGATAAACTTGATTAaataatgttttatttttatgttacgTACCGTAAAGTAACTAATATTTTCTATGTCTCGATTTATgtgacatatttttatttttgtgtggattaaaaaaaatactaaatacatttctatatttaatagtaatttaactttaaaatgctCATTGTATCCTTCATCAGATGATTTATAGCTACATAAACAGCTATGACACGacttattttaaatcataagttttaaaagtttttatTTCATTCTTAAATTCCGTGGCAAGTCAAATTAGAGAGTATTACAAAAAGCAAAAAATAATGATACCATTTGAAAAGATACACTCCATCTGTTCAATTTTACTTGTCCACGTTGAACTTCGTACACCCTTTAAGAAACAATGATTGACATGAATATTTTACTacataatattcatattaattgatgttaAAATTAGatcttgaaaaatgatttgcGAAATAAATA
This DNA window, taken from Solanum dulcamara chromosome 3, daSolDulc1.2, whole genome shotgun sequence, encodes the following:
- the LOC129881449 gene encoding uncharacterized protein LOC129881449 isoform X2 encodes the protein MKMRLILLFLVSFVPISFAKIPPRFPSSFDDHLSKGLSNYETNYYTQILDHFNYNNAQTFQQRYLLNDKYWGGSKNNDPIFVYTGNEGNIEWFTQNTGFMFEIAPHFNALLVFIEHRFYGKSIPYGEDKSIAYSNKSTLGYLSSTQALADYATLIIDLKNNLTAIDSPVVVFGGSYGGMLAAWFRLKYPHVTIGALASSAPILNFGNITSPYSFNNIITQDFKGESENCYKVIKGSWKQIEDMSKTKGGLEKLRKSFRICKNYISQGSLENWLSTAFIYTAMTDYPTPSNFLNPLPAYPVKQMCKAIDDPKIGKDTFGKVYGAANIYYNYTGNATCFDLNNNSDPHGLARWTWQACTEMVMPTGGNNKESIFPRSEWDYNERAQICKLAFGVEPRPNWNIERVLKRFGSNIIFFNGLRDPWSGAGVLKDISKSIVAIVAKEGAHHVDLRWSSKEDPEWLQQVREREISIISNWLSQYYQSLNEIY
- the LOC129881449 gene encoding uncharacterized protein LOC129881449 isoform X1 encodes the protein MKMRLILLFLVSFVPISFAKIPPRFPSSFDDHLSKGLSNYETNYYTQILDHFNYNNAQTFQQRYLLNDKYWGGSKNNDPIFVYTGNEGNIEWFTQNTGFMFEIAPHFNALLVFIEHRFYGKSIPYGEDKSIAYSNKSTLGYLSSTQALADYATLIIDLKNNLTAIDSPVVVFGGSYGGMLAAWFRLKYPHVTIGALASSAPILNFGNITSPYSFNNIITQDFKGESENCYKVIKGSWKQIEDMSKTKGGLEKLRKSFRICKNYISQGSLENWLSTAFIYTAMTDYPTPSNFLNPLPAYPVKQMCKAIDDPKIGKDTFGKVYGAANIYYNYTGNATCFDLNNNSDPHGLARWTWQACTEMVMPTGGNNKESIFPRSEWDYNERAQICKLAFGVEPRPNWVTTEFGGYNIERVLKRFGSNIIFFNGLRDPWSGAGVLKDISKSIVAIVAKEGAHHVDLRWSSKEDPEWLQQVREREISIISNWLSQYYQSLNEIY